From the genome of Primulina eburnea isolate SZY01 chromosome 12, ASM2296580v1, whole genome shotgun sequence, one region includes:
- the LOC140807450 gene encoding probable cinnamyl alcohol dehydrogenase 6, which translates to MAQTNTNHTQTVSGWAAHDSSGKISPYTFKRRENGINDVTIKILFCGICHTDIHYVKNEWGITKYPIIPGHEIVGIITKVGSNVAHFQVGDRAGVGCMSATCLNCEFCTSGQENYCDQVQFTYNGVFWDGSITYGGYSDFLVADRGGYVRAPKNLPMAATAPLLCAGITVYCPLKDNNLVDSPGKRIGVVGLGGLGHVAAKFVKAFGHHLTIISTSSFKEKEAKDRFGADDFILSTSANQMQSKKRSLDFILNTVSAKHPLGPILELLKVNGTLVIVGAPDQPMDLPSFPLIFGKRVVKGSMIGSMKETQEMMDVCGKHNITCDVEVVRTDQINEALHRLASNDVKYRFVIDIAHGSSKL; encoded by the exons ATGGCTCAAACGAATACAAACCACACACAAACTGTTTCTGGGTGGGCAGCTCACGACTCCTCGGGCAAGATCAGTCCTTACACCTTCAAACGCag AGAAAACGGGATTAATGATGTTACCATCAAAATTCTCTTCTGCGGGATATGTCATACCGACATTCATTATGTCAAAAACGAGTGGGGCATAACCAAGTATCCCATTATTCCCGG GCATGAAATTGTTGGGATTATAACGAAGGTGGGCAGCAATGTGGCTCATTTCCAGGTCGGGGACAGGGCTGGAGTGGGTTGCATGTCGGCTACTTGCTTGAACTGTGAGTTCTGCACAAGTGGGCAGGAAAATTACTGCGATCAGGTTCAGTTCACATATAATGGGGTGTTCTGGGATGGAAGCATCACTTACGGGGGTTACTCCGACTTTTTGGTCGCAGACAGGGGCGGA TACGTACGTGCGCCAAAAAATTTGCCAATGGCTGCAACGGCGCCCCTTTTGTGCGCGGGGATCACGGTGTATTGTCCTCTCAAAGACAACAACTTGGTGGACTCGCCGGGAAAAAGAATAGGCGTAGTTGGTCTTGGAGGGCTGGGCCATGTTGCGGCCAAATTCGTAAAGGCATTTGGGCATCATTTAACTATAATTAGCACCTCTTCCTTTAAAGAGAAAGAAGCCAAAGACCGATTTGGTGCTGATGATTTCATCTTAAGCACAAGTGCAAATCAAATGCAG TCCAAGAAAAGGAGTCtggattttattttgaatacaGTATCAGCCAAACATCCACTGGGACCCATATTAGAGTTATTGAAAGTGAATGGGACGCTTGTGATTGTTGGTGCACCGGATCAGCCTATGGATTTACCATCTTTCCCCTTAATCTTTG gGAAGAGAGTGGTGAAGGGAAGCATGATAGGGAGCATGAAAGAAACACAAGAGATGATGGATGTATGTGGGAAACACAACATAACATGTGACGTTGAGGTTGTCCGAACGGATCAGATCAATGAAGCCCTACATCGCCTGGCAAGCAACGATGTTAAGTATCGTTTTGTCATCGATATTGCACACGGATCTTCAAAGCTTTAG
- the LOC140808209 gene encoding uncharacterized protein — protein MTELNPNNTSQQNLEIHLDDCKPILGFCTSSSANAHGSTLENDLLNPKEEEDDDNELRKLLLVNVEELPTVPPSAVEVNFTTYFAPDFMKPGHDQYVHRHANGLCVVGLASTHVAFKDEGGVVSVDFNVGKSDRSEIKVTGKRKKNAQRFESNTALCKVCTQDASYIARCCVKGSLLEVNERLSKKPELLNSSADREGYIAIIMPKPGDWLKTKASLLSVDEYKKLRTIGALQH, from the exons ATGACAGAGCTAAATCCTAACAATACTTCGCAACAAAATCTTGAAATCCATCTTGATGACTGCAAGCCGATTCTTGGGTTTTGCACTTCATCTTCAGCCAATGCCCATGGATCCACACTTGAAAATGATCTGCTCAAtccaaaagaagaagaagatgatgataaTGAATTGAGGAAGCTTTTGCTGGTTAATGTTGAGGAATTACCTACAGTGCCTCCTTCTGCAGTGGAGGTCAATTTTACAACTTATTTTGCTCCAG ATTTTATGAAACCTGGGCATGATCAATATGTTCATCGTCACGCCAACGG GTTGTGCGTGGTTGGCTTGGCCTCAACTCATGTAGCATTCAAGGATGAAGGGGGAGTAGTTTCTGTAGATTTTAATGTAGGGAAGTCTGATAGGAGTGAAATTAAAGTGACGGGAAAACGGAAAaag AATGCTCAACGTTTTGAGTCCAATACAGCACTGTGTAAAGTGTGCACTCAAGATGCTTCTTATATAGCGAG GTGCTGTGTGAAAGGATCTCTATTGGAAGTCAATGAAAGGTTAAGCAAGAAACCTGAGTTGCTTAATTCCTCG GCAGACAGAGAAGGATACATTGCAATTATCATGCCTAAACCCGGAGATTGGCTCAAGACTAAGGCTTCTTTACTAAGTGTCGATGAATACAAAAAATTGAGAACAATTGGTGCACTGCAGCACTAG
- the LOC140808208 gene encoding UPF0496 protein At1g20180-like produces MLLQKLFFHLLNTRMKRIMTWWSKLRKLSIQKRGRYGEDMKRLVGTSNTVNEEYKEAFRTKSYVEICKIIQGRLEKSSSPPSPGQTQCIQFSEYLLEPETLTSILESSNLHPSLINYFQISQEACKVCESLLQNVYQVRAQYRAIDHITKFIKRVRNNKSWTQDQYLMVYRSLASFALRKNPLSIINTKKFHELHDSNMLLLHELTSQYLKTKRRSRFIICVKKVVATRGRGALGLIQPGSFCLFWTKKRNREQQKFKTCPDKLRVQLDTVGRGVYILINDFDTMSQLVQRLHDEMEHMQLAAGICVTRKWKNVMLKVLQEFQIHESWFVEQLEDLEKQIFLCFLNINRTRKLVVHELVRY; encoded by the exons ATGTTACTTCAAAAGTTGTTTTTTCATTTGCTAAATACCAGGATGAAAAGGATCATGACATGGTGGTCGAAGCTCAGAAAATTGTCAATCCAAAAGAGAG GTCGATATGGAGAAGATATGAAACGCTTAGTGGGCACGTCAAATACCGTGAATGAAGAATACAAGGAAGCATTTAGGACCAAGTCTTACGTAGAAATATGCAAAATAATCCAAGGCCGACTCGAAAAATCATCATCGCCACCGTCTCCTGGGCAAACGCAATGTATccagttctctgaatatttgCTAGAGCCCGAGACCCTAACCTCCATACTTGAGAGCTCCAACCTCCATCCATCACTCATCAACTACTTTCAAATCAGCCAAGAAGCGTGCAAAGTCTGTGAATCGCTCCTCCAAAATGTCTACCAAGTACGTGCCCAGTATCGTGCTATAGATCACATTACGAAGTTTATTAAACGAGTACGAAACAATAAAAGTTGGACCCAAGATCAATACCTAATGGTTTATAGAAGTCTTGCCTCGTTCGCCTTACGTAAGAACCCCCTTTCAATCATTAATACAAAGAAATTCCACGAGTTACATGACAGCAATATGCTTTTACTTCATGAATTAACATCACAATACTTAAAGACTAAAAGAAGATCGAGATTCATAATATGCGTCAAAAAGGTTGTCGCAACCAGAGGTCGTGGCGCATTAGGGCTAATTCAACCGGGTTCTTTCTGCCTGTTCTGGACAAAGAAAAGGAACCGAGAGCAGCAAAAGTTCAAAACTTGCCCTGATAAGCTAAGAGTGCAACTTGATACAGTGGGAAGAGGGGTTTATATACTGATTAATGATTTTGACACAATGAGTCAACTGGTTCAAAGGCTGCACGATGAGATGGAGCACATGCAACTCGCGGCGGGTATTTGTGTCACGAGGAAATGGAAGAATGTGATGTTAAAAGTTCTGCAGGAATTTCAAATCCATGAATCTTGGTTTGTGgaacagttggaagatctggaGAAGCAAATATTCTTGTGTTTTCTCAACATAAATCGGACAAGAAAGCTAGTGGTTCACGAATTGGTTAGATATTAA